In the Sphingobacteriaceae bacterium genome, one interval contains:
- a CDS encoding amidohydrolase: MVDDFLAVDEELAGRLTAWRRHLHQYPELSFQEHETTKFIAEQLSTMGITVERPTPTGAVGIIEGSGPGPTVAVRADIDAVPVQEQNTFEFRSRNAGVMHACGHDGHTAIVLGVAQLLSRAKDRWPGRVKLLFQPAEETAPGGAQQLVEAGVLEGVDAIIGLHLIATMPLGTASTRPGAMMGSGDHFHIAIKGLGGHGGTPHRTVDTVLTAAQVIVNLQSVISRKVDPVQPAIITIHGVEAGGDYGLGTETAHVYGTISCLDEDLRRRLAAMVEQVAEHTCALAGAQHRISFRPGFPALVNDPRVAGVLARTARALLGPEGFKVQRPVLLSDDFAYYCREVPGAYLFLGARKEEGEQKPHHHPRFDFNEKALPLGAEILARAAVHLLRSPVD; encoded by the coding sequence GTGGTAGACGACTTCCTGGCGGTAGATGAAGAACTGGCGGGCCGGCTGACGGCCTGGCGGCGCCACCTTCACCAATACCCCGAACTATCCTTCCAGGAGCACGAGACAACAAAGTTTATTGCTGAACAATTATCGACCATGGGCATAACCGTGGAGCGCCCCACGCCCACCGGCGCCGTGGGCATCATCGAAGGGTCGGGACCCGGCCCCACGGTGGCCGTCAGGGCCGACATCGACGCCGTCCCCGTCCAGGAGCAGAATACCTTCGAGTTCCGGTCCCGGAATGCCGGCGTCATGCATGCCTGCGGCCACGACGGCCATACCGCCATCGTGCTGGGTGTGGCCCAGTTGCTGTCCCGAGCCAAAGACCGCTGGCCCGGCCGGGTGAAGCTCCTGTTCCAGCCGGCGGAGGAGACGGCTCCCGGCGGCGCCCAGCAGTTGGTGGAAGCGGGCGTTCTGGAGGGGGTGGACGCCATCATCGGGCTCCACCTCATCGCCACCATGCCCCTGGGCACGGCCTCCACCCGCCCCGGGGCCATGATGGGCAGCGGCGACCACTTCCATATAGCCATCAAAGGGCTGGGGGGCCACGGGGGCACGCCCCACCGCACGGTGGACACGGTGCTGACGGCGGCCCAGGTCATCGTCAATCTCCAGTCCGTCATCAGCCGCAAGGTGGATCCCGTGCAGCCGGCCATCATCACCATCCACGGCGTGGAGGCGGGGGGCGATTACGGCCTAGGCACCGAGACGGCCCACGTGTACGGCACCATCAGTTGCCTGGACGAGGATCTGCGCCGGCGCCTGGCGGCCATGGTGGAGCAGGTGGCGGAACACACCTGCGCCCTGGCCGGCGCCCAGCACCGGATTTCCTTCCGGCCCGGGTTTCCGGCCTTGGTCAACGATCCCCGGGTGGCCGGCGTCCTGGCCCGCACGGCCCGGGCCCTCCTGGGGCCCGAGGGCTTCAAGGTACAGCGGCCCGTGCTCCTGTCCGACGATTTCGCCTACTACTGCCGGGAGGTGCCCGGCGCCTACCTGTTCCTGGGCGCCCGCAAGGAGGAAGGGGAGCAGAAGCCCCATCATCATCCCCGCTTCGACTTCAATGAAAAGGCCCTGCCCCTGGGTGCAGAAATCCTGGCCCGGGCTGCTGTGCACCTGCTCCGGTCCCCGGTGGACTAG
- a CDS encoding LysM peptidoglycan-binding domain-containing protein, producing MIRLRRRRQQRRAKGKGLALGLALALILAAAVAALVAGGVRSTWKRPAPWSTVADDVGGSAYQVVKVKPGDTLWSLARRYGSPDQGIAQRVAVLQALNGLEGSFLRAGMELKVPVAGDGSLPAAGAQAAAQEAGGGERP from the coding sequence GTGATCAGGCTGCGGCGCCGGCGGCAGCAGCGGCGGGCGAAGGGCAAGGGGCTGGCCTTGGGTCTGGCTTTGGCGCTGATCTTGGCCGCCGCCGTGGCGGCCCTGGTGGCCGGCGGCGTGCGGTCCACCTGGAAGCGGCCGGCGCCTTGGTCAACGGTGGCCGATGACGTCGGCGGGTCCGCCTACCAGGTGGTCAAGGTAAAGCCGGGCGACACACTATGGTCCTTGGCCCGGCGCTACGGCAGCCCCGACCAAGGGATAGCCCAGCGGGTGGCCGTCCTGCAGGCCCTGAACGGCCTGGAAGGATCCTTTCTAAGGGCGGGCATGGAGTTGAAGGTGCCGGTGGCCGGCGACGGGTCGCTGCCGGCGGCGGGCGCCCAGGCAGCCGCCCAAGAGGCCGGCGGCGGGGAGCGCCCTTGA
- a CDS encoding DUF456 domain-containing protein has protein sequence METVWLVISLVLVAAGVVATVMPALPALFIILAGQLIYAWATGFKLIGIGFLLGMLFLAVVGSLADTLTAQLAAKRKGASALGMAGALIGGIAGAIFLGPVGLVLGPLAGAFLGELAHGQPVARAQEIGWQVFLGVWLGNLVKLVIGLVMAVLFVIRIF, from the coding sequence GTGGAAACGGTGTGGCTGGTCATCAGCTTGGTATTGGTGGCCGCCGGGGTGGTGGCTACCGTCATGCCGGCGCTGCCCGCCTTGTTCATCATCTTGGCCGGGCAGCTGATTTACGCCTGGGCCACCGGCTTCAAGCTCATCGGCATCGGCTTTCTGCTCGGCATGCTGTTCCTGGCGGTGGTGGGCTCCCTGGCCGACACCTTGACGGCCCAGTTGGCTGCCAAGCGTAAGGGAGCCTCGGCCCTGGGCATGGCCGGAGCCTTGATCGGCGGGATAGCAGGGGCCATCTTTCTAGGCCCCGTCGGCTTGGTGCTGGGTCCTCTGGCGGGAGCCTTCCTGGGCGAACTGGCCCACGGCCAGCCGGTGGCCAGGGCCCAGGAGATCGGCTGGCAGGTGTTCCTGGGCGTGTGGCTGGGCAACCTGGTCAAGCTGGTCATCGGCCTGGTCATGGCCGTCCTCTTCGTCATCCGCATCTTTTAG
- a CDS encoding sigma-70 family RNA polymerase sigma factor, with amino-acid sequence MGDQLLVAGLRAGDPNAWEQLFRRWYPVAYRTAYLITHDAGRAEDAIQEAFCQAIRKIDSLRRPERLQAWLHVIVSRAAIDQLRRNSGRRDVMVADLEDTTVPPAVNGWSRTAGQSPEEAVVSGWEAEAVAAALRSLPPQFRQVTILFYYHQLSVAEIAAELGCPEGTVKSRLNRARARLQSMLAPALEDRAHG; translated from the coding sequence ATGGGTGACCAACTCTTGGTGGCGGGCCTGCGGGCCGGCGATCCCAACGCCTGGGAGCAGCTTTTCCGCCGCTGGTATCCCGTCGCCTATCGCACGGCCTACCTCATCACCCATGATGCCGGTCGGGCTGAAGACGCCATCCAAGAAGCCTTCTGCCAGGCCATCCGCAAGATCGACAGCCTGCGCCGGCCGGAGCGGCTTCAGGCATGGCTCCACGTCATCGTCAGCCGGGCGGCCATCGACCAGTTGCGCCGCAATTCCGGCCGCCGGGACGTAATGGTGGCCGACTTGGAGGATACCACCGTCCCGCCGGCTGTCAACGGCTGGTCCAGAACTGCGGGGCAAAGCCCCGAGGAGGCTGTCGTGTCGGGCTGGGAAGCCGAGGCTGTGGCCGCGGCCCTGCGCAGCCTGCCGCCCCAATTTCGCCAAGTGACCATCCTATTTTATTACCACCAGTTGTCCGTGGCGGAAATCGCCGCCGAACTGGGCTGCCCCGAAGGCACGGTCAAGTCCCGCTTGAACCGGGCCCGGGCAAGACTGCAAAGCATGCTGGCACCTGCCTTGGAGGACCGGGCCCATGGCTGA
- a CDS encoding TIGR04086 family membrane protein, translating to MNTGKTRAFQRRAGPPPKVDARAVAAGVIMVTALTVFMSAVLAVAIYTTNITEAHVSGVLYYLGLASVAAGGAVAARRARGRGLIHGGLTGLAYVVISLLVGAVLFPGSLEAAAMARKVLTALVAGAAGGIIGLNV from the coding sequence GTGAATACCGGCAAGACCAGGGCCTTCCAGCGGCGAGCAGGGCCGCCGCCCAAGGTGGACGCCCGGGCCGTAGCGGCGGGAGTCATCATGGTGACCGCCCTGACCGTATTCATGTCGGCGGTGCTGGCGGTGGCCATCTACACCACCAACATCACCGAAGCCCATGTTTCCGGAGTTTTATATTACTTGGGCCTGGCCTCGGTGGCCGCCGGGGGCGCCGTGGCCGCCCGCCGGGCCAGGGGCCGCGGCCTCATCCACGGCGGCCTGACGGGCCTGGCCTATGTGGTGATCTCCCTGCTGGTGGGCGCCGTGCTGTTCCCCGGCTCCCTGGAGGCTGCGGCCATGGCCCGCAAGGTGCTGACGGCCCTGGTGGCCGGGGCTGCGGGCGGCATCATCGGCTTGAACGTCTAG
- a CDS encoding polysaccharide deacetylase family protein produces MLVAVGGWCAGAAGPQTRASLAKAVAHALAQTQQVAPGETPAPPSPPASEHEPTSPDSGDDRATGPPADPYLVALTFNDGPDDRVTPRLLDLLARHNVQATFFITGVDGRRHPDIVRRMAREGHRVENHGWSHTPLHLLDDGAGEEEIEATARLIDRLTGRRSTLFRPPGAGLHPQGLAAARRQDHQVVLWTNVGAESLPGVSAQDLVRWLQNPHPGAVLMLHATNPEVLEALTILLPRWQQKGIQFVTLTPRSDPPAGRMWTTPVEVGLTAIPRGPAGRPGLGTSLVGGGEPLMSYFLRAAFLVDALTSLESGLRELDAILNDQDINSEFAQLQALLAKRASGAELEPLDGNAREAWQRVRQGGRLVRELLATAERAGSLLRAMPCEPLLFTGSGNTDNVLRALNHLLSEQPVEPSVLRELGIDRSSTT; encoded by the coding sequence TTGCTGGTTGCGGTGGGGGGATGGTGCGCCGGCGCCGCCGGCCCACAGACCCGTGCATCCTTAGCCAAGGCTGTTGCCCACGCCCTGGCTCAGACCCAACAGGTTGCGCCCGGCGAAACACCGGCCCCGCCGTCACCCCCGGCATCAGAACACGAGCCCACGTCCCCGGACTCAGGCGATGACCGTGCCACAGGCCCGCCCGCCGATCCCTACTTGGTGGCCCTCACCTTCAACGACGGACCCGATGACCGGGTGACGCCCCGGTTGCTGGACCTACTGGCCCGGCACAACGTGCAGGCCACCTTTTTCATCACCGGGGTCGACGGGCGCCGCCATCCCGACATAGTCCGGCGCATGGCCCGGGAAGGCCATCGGGTGGAGAACCACGGCTGGAGCCATACCCCCCTGCACCTGCTGGACGACGGGGCAGGGGAGGAGGAAATCGAAGCCACCGCCCGGCTCATCGACCGGCTCACGGGACGGCGGTCAACCCTATTCCGGCCGCCGGGAGCGGGACTCCATCCCCAAGGCCTGGCCGCCGCCCGGAGGCAGGATCACCAAGTAGTGCTGTGGACCAACGTGGGGGCCGAATCCTTGCCCGGCGTCTCAGCCCAAGACCTGGTGCGGTGGCTGCAAAATCCCCACCCGGGCGCCGTCTTGATGCTCCATGCCACTAATCCTGAAGTCCTGGAGGCTTTGACCATCCTCCTGCCCCGGTGGCAGCAGAAAGGGATTCAGTTCGTCACTTTGACGCCCCGCTCGGACCCGCCGGCCGGCAGGATGTGGACAACTCCGGTGGAAGTGGGACTTACAGCCATCCCGAGGGGTCCTGCAGGGCGCCCCGGGCTGGGAACCTCCTTGGTGGGTGGGGGTGAGCCGCTCATGTCCTATTTTCTACGGGCAGCCTTCCTGGTGGATGCGCTGACCAGCTTGGAGTCAGGATTGCGGGAATTGGATGCTATCCTCAATGACCAGGACATCAACAGCGAATTCGCCCAGTTGCAGGCCCTGCTGGCCAAGCGGGCCTCCGGCGCGGAACTGGAGCCCTTGGACGGCAATGCCCGGGAAGCCTGGCAGCGGGTCCGCCAAGGGGGACGCCTGGTCCGGGAACTTCTCGCCACAGCGGAGAGGGCCGGCTCCCTGCTGCGGGCCATGCCCTGCGAGCCTTTGCTCTTCACCGGCTCCGGCAACACCGACAACGTCCTGCGGGCTTTAAACCACCTGCTGTCGGAGCAGCCGGTGGAGCCGTCGGTCCTGCGGGAGCTGGGCATCGACCGGAGTTCAACAACGTGA
- a CDS encoding ECF transporter S component, producing MFTVRHWVAMGVLTAMAFLLMFFVEFSLTPALPFIPPFLKYDPGDVPAILAALTMGPWAGVAVAFGKNVLFFLAGRSTFGLLGVVPNFLAGATLAAVAGWAYRQRPTPLMAAMGMGAGIMAMAGILALTNYLIFLPLLYGLPKEELAPLVLGAITPFNLIKGTMSAALAYAVAARLPAPLKESWRPERAPGRAVVRWGQKGL from the coding sequence TTGTTCACCGTCCGTCACTGGGTGGCTATGGGTGTGCTGACGGCCATGGCCTTCCTGCTGATGTTCTTCGTGGAGTTTTCCTTGACTCCCGCCCTGCCTTTCATCCCGCCGTTCCTCAAGTACGATCCCGGGGACGTGCCGGCCATCCTGGCGGCATTGACCATGGGTCCTTGGGCCGGGGTGGCCGTGGCCTTCGGCAAGAACGTGCTCTTCTTCCTGGCGGGACGCTCCACCTTCGGCCTGCTGGGCGTGGTGCCCAACTTCCTGGCCGGGGCGACCTTGGCGGCGGTGGCCGGCTGGGCCTACCGCCAGCGCCCCACCCCCTTGATGGCGGCCATGGGCATGGGCGCCGGCATTATGGCCATGGCGGGCATTCTGGCCCTGACCAACTACTTGATCTTCCTGCCGCTGTTGTACGGCCTGCCTAAGGAGGAGCTGGCCCCCTTGGTTCTGGGCGCCATCACACCCTTCAACCTTATCAAGGGAACCATGAGCGCCGCGCTGGCCTATGCCGTGGCGGCCCGGCTGCCGGCCCCCCTGAAGGAGTCCTGGCGGCCGGAGCGGGCGCCGGGGCGTGCCGTCGTGCGCTGGGGACAGAAAGGCTTGTAA
- the hflX gene encoding GTPase HflX, with the protein MPADGGTGSFSNKQISLNGVNRTPETGGQRAVLVAVALPQASGWTVEDRLAELRELALTAGAQVVGQFTQRRSEIDPATYIGKGKAAELAEYCRHWDADLVIFHDDLTPAQMRNLEKILDLPVIDRTQLILDIFAQRAQTREGKLQVELAQLTYNLPRLTGRGQMLSRLGGGIGTRGPGETKLETDRRRIRTRIGDLRRELARVARHRTVMRKQRQTREVPVVALVGYTNAGKSTLFRRLTGSQVLVEDKLFATLDPLTRRVTLPGGGPTVLVTDTVGFIHDLPHHLVAAFRATLEEVVQADVLIHVLDVSHPKAGEMAAAVNTVLYELGAAGKPTITALNKVDRLEGEVPAGLAASLPSPVPISALHGDGVEELLETLARVLAEGRRRVAVTVPYSDLDLLTRAHREGQVLVEDYGPDGVYVEAQVSRALARKMEQAATAAAEA; encoded by the coding sequence ATGCCGGCAGACGGCGGGACAGGAAGCTTCAGCAATAAACAAATTTCCCTCAACGGGGTGAACCGTACGCCGGAGACCGGCGGCCAGCGGGCGGTGCTGGTGGCGGTGGCGCTGCCCCAGGCCTCGGGCTGGACTGTTGAGGACCGGCTGGCGGAACTGCGGGAATTGGCCCTCACCGCCGGCGCCCAGGTGGTGGGCCAGTTCACCCAGCGGCGCAGTGAAATCGATCCGGCCACCTACATAGGCAAGGGCAAGGCCGCCGAACTGGCCGAGTACTGCCGGCATTGGGACGCCGACCTGGTCATTTTCCACGACGATTTGACCCCTGCCCAGATGCGCAATTTGGAAAAGATCCTGGACCTGCCGGTCATCGACCGGACCCAGTTGATCCTGGACATCTTCGCCCAGCGGGCCCAGACTCGGGAAGGCAAGCTGCAGGTGGAGCTGGCCCAGCTCACCTACAACCTGCCCCGCCTGACGGGCCGGGGCCAGATGCTGTCCCGGCTGGGCGGCGGCATCGGCACCCGGGGTCCCGGTGAAACCAAGCTGGAAACGGACCGCCGGCGCATCCGCACCCGCATCGGCGATCTGCGCCGGGAACTGGCCCGGGTCGCCCGGCACCGCACGGTGATGCGGAAGCAAAGGCAGACCCGGGAAGTCCCCGTAGTGGCTCTGGTGGGGTACACCAACGCCGGCAAGAGCACTTTGTTCCGGCGCCTCACGGGCAGCCAGGTGCTGGTGGAGGATAAGCTGTTTGCCACCTTGGACCCCCTGACCCGGCGGGTAACCCTCCCCGGGGGCGGGCCGACGGTGCTGGTGACCGACACCGTAGGCTTCATCCACGACCTGCCCCACCACCTGGTGGCCGCCTTCCGGGCTACCTTGGAAGAAGTGGTCCAGGCCGACGTTTTGATCCACGTGCTGGACGTGTCCCACCCCAAGGCGGGGGAGATGGCGGCGGCCGTCAATACGGTGCTGTATGAACTGGGGGCCGCCGGCAAGCCCACCATCACCGCCTTGAACAAGGTGGACCGGCTGGAAGGGGAGGTCCCCGCCGGCCTGGCGGCATCCCTGCCCTCGCCTGTGCCCATTTCGGCCCTCCACGGCGACGGTGTGGAGGAACTGCTGGAAACCCTGGCCCGGGTGCTGGCCGAGGGGCGGCGAAGGGTGGCCGTGACGGTGCCCTACAGTGACCTGGACTTGCTGACCCGGGCCCACCGGGAGGGCCAGGTGCTGGTGGAGGACTACGGGCCCGACGGCGTCTACGTGGAGGCTCAAGTAAGCCGGGCTCTGGCCCGGAAAATGGAGCAGGCGGCCACGGCCGCCGCAGAGGCCTGA
- the lexA gene encoding transcriptional repressor LexA yields MATGNEVSYVYEDLTKRQREIMDFITEETERRGYPPSVREIGKAVGLRSSSTVHGHLTRLEEKGYLRRDPARPRAIEVLKPRPVRRRSHAPVPSRGTVEVPIVGQVTAGQPILAVENIEDTFPLPYDLVREDNVFMLRVRGDSMIGAGIHDGDMVVVRKQDHAQNGDIVVVLLEDEATVKRFYHENTHIRLQPEHPNLEPIITRDAKVLGKVIGLFRRIR; encoded by the coding sequence ATGGCGACGGGAAACGAGGTGAGCTATGTGTATGAGGACTTGACCAAGCGCCAGCGGGAAATCATGGACTTCATCACCGAGGAGACCGAACGCCGGGGCTACCCGCCTTCGGTGCGGGAGATCGGCAAGGCCGTAGGCCTGCGCTCCAGTTCCACGGTCCACGGCCACCTCACCCGGCTGGAGGAAAAGGGCTACCTGCGGCGGGACCCTGCCCGGCCCCGGGCCATCGAGGTGCTGAAGCCCCGGCCCGTGCGGCGGCGCAGCCATGCCCCGGTCCCCAGCCGCGGCACCGTCGAAGTGCCCATAGTCGGCCAGGTAACGGCGGGCCAGCCCATCCTGGCCGTGGAGAACATCGAGGACACCTTCCCCCTACCCTACGACCTGGTGCGGGAAGATAACGTGTTCATGCTCCGGGTGCGGGGCGACAGCATGATCGGCGCCGGCATCCACGACGGCGACATGGTGGTCGTGCGGAAGCAGGACCACGCCCAAAACGGCGATATCGTAGTGGTGCTGCTGGAGGACGAGGCGACGGTCAAACGCTTCTATCATGAAAACACCCACATCCGGCTGCAGCCGGAGCACCCCAACCTGGAGCCCATCATCACCCGGGACGCCAAGGTATTGGGCAAGGTCATCGGTCTGTTCCGGCGCATACGGTGA
- a CDS encoding amidohydrolase yields MTPAWLQVDEELAENLVAWRRHLHQYPELSYQEYETTEFIIQRLQFFGIEVERPTATGAVGLIQGSGPGPTVAIRADIDALPIHEANTFSFRSRRDGVMHACGHDGHTAILLGVARILSRYRDQWPGRVKLLFQPAEETAPGGAQAFIAAGVLDDVDCIIGLHLSASTPLGKAGIRAGGMLANTGWFEIEIQGRGDLPGFPHRAVDTAVTVAQVTVNLQTIVSRYTDPVEPVIINVRQLQAGGPKHFFIPRRAVLAGTISSFDDDLQEELVAAVERVAKHTCGQARAECRVRYYPGLPALVNDEKVAAVLAAAARTVLGDDAVIDQPPVLVSDDFAYYCREVPGGYFFLGAGDPDNPDRAPHHHPRFDFDERALPLGVRIMAGAAYRLLHGMEEEIPW; encoded by the coding sequence ATGACGCCCGCGTGGCTTCAGGTTGATGAGGAACTGGCGGAAAATCTGGTGGCCTGGCGGCGCCATCTGCACCAATACCCCGAACTGAGCTATCAGGAATACGAGACGACGGAATTCATCATCCAGCGGCTGCAGTTCTTCGGCATAGAAGTGGAGCGGCCCACCGCCACAGGAGCGGTGGGCCTGATCCAGGGCAGCGGCCCGGGGCCCACGGTGGCAATCCGGGCCGACATCGACGCCCTGCCCATCCATGAAGCCAACACCTTTTCCTTCCGGTCCCGGCGGGACGGGGTCATGCACGCCTGCGGCCACGACGGGCATACCGCCATCCTCCTGGGGGTGGCCCGCATCTTGTCCCGCTACCGCGACCAATGGCCCGGCCGGGTGAAGCTTCTGTTCCAGCCGGCGGAGGAGACGGCCCCGGGGGGCGCCCAGGCCTTCATCGCCGCCGGCGTCCTGGATGACGTGGACTGCATCATCGGCCTGCACCTGAGCGCCAGCACCCCCTTGGGCAAGGCGGGCATCCGGGCCGGGGGGATGCTGGCCAACACCGGCTGGTTCGAAATCGAGATTCAGGGCCGGGGCGACCTGCCCGGCTTTCCCCACCGGGCGGTGGACACCGCCGTGACGGTGGCCCAGGTGACGGTCAACCTGCAGACCATCGTCAGCCGCTACACCGATCCCGTGGAGCCCGTCATCATCAACGTCCGCCAGCTTCAGGCCGGCGGCCCCAAGCATTTCTTCATCCCCCGCCGGGCGGTGCTGGCGGGCACTATCAGTTCCTTCGACGACGACCTGCAGGAAGAACTGGTGGCGGCGGTGGAGCGGGTGGCCAAGCACACTTGCGGCCAGGCCCGGGCGGAATGCCGGGTGCGCTACTACCCCGGCCTGCCCGCCCTGGTCAACGATGAGAAGGTGGCCGCCGTCCTGGCGGCTGCGGCCAGGACGGTGCTGGGGGATGACGCCGTCATCGACCAGCCGCCCGTCCTGGTTTCCGACGATTTCGCCTATTACTGCCGGGAAGTGCCGGGCGGCTACTTCTTCCTGGGGGCGGGAGACCCCGACAACCCCGACCGGGCGCCCCACCATCATCCCCGCTTCGACTTCGACGAGCGGGCCCTGCCCCTGGGGGTCCGGATCATGGCGGGGGCGGCCTACCGCCTCCTCCACGGCATGGAGGAGGAGATCCCGTGGTAG